From a region of the Megalops cyprinoides isolate fMegCyp1 chromosome 13, fMegCyp1.pri, whole genome shotgun sequence genome:
- the map1aa gene encoding microtubule-associated protein 1A isoform X2, translated as MEGVTEFTEYISETVDVPSPFDLLEPPTSGGFLKLSKPCCYIFPGGRGDSALFAVNGFNILVDGGSERRSCFWKLVRHLDRIDSILLTHIGADNLPGINGLLQRKIAEQDEEQSQGSTTYSDWMKNLISPELGVVFFNVPEKLRMPESTLKVKRSIEEASLTLQYLNKLGIKPEPLFRVVSNTIEPITLFHKMGVGRLDMYVLNPLKESKEMQFLMQKWAGNSKAKTGIMLPNGKEGEISVPYLTSVTALVVWLPASPTEKIVRVLFPGNAPQNKIFEGLEKLKHLDFLRYPVATQKDISSGAPPPVIKQTKIKQRTDSKESLKSSPKTHLASKVSKKETNGHDEVSAAETKSDSAKENKVEKKEKKLKESEKPAKPLKEKTEVSETVKQEKKKLLKEKSMKKHTKERVSKMDEKKDKEKKEIKKERREVKKDDAAKKDEKKETKIKEEKKKDTAKPELRKITQPDLKPFTPEVRKTLNKAKVHGKPKTDKNKAKAVKEQSTEQKLTAGPTTEKPTTKEQAVMEDRSIVSSPEDLTKDFEELKREEMSKPQAKADTVIKSPYLEKEAEQTIVSQTLTDTKFPPLDSPDEGITTTDVEAESPHDEKLLSQKKTESPAKYREKFEDEGAALEDEDEEEEPEQKGTVQKKTVEEEEDMGMGEEEEEDKWKELKGNGRMERKHEEEKMEKSEKYTAQDGMKKEFKSSHSDEEEEEDGYVIEKAELEEAEDLNAIADEEVKVKTEDVKKEKLDKEWNAKQTESNLVAKGEEDEDAYLSNVGAATANITLTAQGATAAEPISYIQDETIPGYSETEQTISDEEIHEETEDRIPHLRYEVGTYDISVPDETGSFDAIHGMREMKAAAMQDVSDLAAKGFVGGQDPALAVYSTNIIAAPLAEEEHISSATSITECDKLSSFATSVAEDQSIASVTAPQTEETGRSSLLLDTVNSIPSSTRTEATQGKDYLHSAGTISPTSSLEEDKCFKSPPSEEYQPIPADVDGGGKITRVNEEEDEEEEDEDQTPNVDIPLGKLQEGYASPLLFQDRERDFTKLTSPVSPITSMSPVDSKSSHSSATYGKDDTRSGDSAKPLSPPPSFSGSFQESEERCLSPDESTVKLASPTQSGPTSAGHTPFHQSPVEEKTETEKTQSMKQHENAAKAEDREDKDKAELEHQKYEADILPQKQEKRPVSFEEQSIIEEESQKRNVSRERVMFDDSDEEEEDYASRGTKMHSKTKYVEEKESRFLDDDYPCEVKSYEDEKTEEKDKVPEKDFGYDYLQTTQTSLGKTQEASQLGQGPKTQGLYSDEEEDEEDDAICMGGAGSRPLSLEPNKLDFMSQDLPSGLSSQTATADQTKGRGDEYASTMPTSPHPYTKDQKYEISSELDEESTFSKKIETTSSLSTTSTHSSIDSQGKYSDYFSKETTESATKEEEKLRKEAKWETEKDREAVSPGFTSPSSYFHLEKDATQETAQDKKGTGGMEKDEEKHEVSKYHPDEKPIMKDQEWDSKKELQFPMGREEAAGIDTGDNKTFSQSAAGGNLKDGAAFSTGEHSKEEAVSFGKMDHHTVGFAEHEKSVHFNLYSFPERENREKGQTEEHEREVRQDTPYVDSKSFTYTEIYDNKTPPATESYSFTSGIQQSHPYNLEKEMTTEREKAADKKDTTQTEGFLMGTSSDKDFSSPSWSQSNLKGQTTTDSCFDDSLEKRSVEKETEKGKESAEQEMGKPYTSEPEKPQSSSGHFSLEDRDFFSLRGQSEDKDSQASTASYTEPSGQHLDDNILASEYSCKSGSAISKSVMGPYEKEAALERGDMRLVMQEEDDEEDEEDDEEGTGEEEGASDSDLEKGAKEKSEKESKSPFGDVLSSKFPETKKEDRKETFPGEQEYSFDIKGKPSASALSESTGSSSSQRTDAEDFLQKSKGGASSPLTGSYTEMGLTGSKGYSSGYEYPYGGEGNGSFLSSHLGSKEHEDDSPDRSDFNLPTKTNEDKYYHSERDLELEKQKTPDILSKKSGDTFPSGFNYTTTSATAYSSSSSYSYSSSASASLSTSRQFGDELETPATSDTLFKPDLDSTGFEYSSFKDEHSLVMDSPFSSSGGLVKDEYLEVSEKLTTATTTAESTSSLTRFSPLSPFEEIKPFPSFSATTTDKAQHSEPFYKPEWADESRSSASYSQLSQSGELGSTVQHFLQEVEGSKEVEQSTLSSRIESQRSPSLVPSEQKGAALFMSECQAVTTSSTTSVLPDVLTSYTSPSQQRKQASASNGPTEISAAPPQTPGGITGTPEQRDVEKSAGEKKEKEEERSLSSTYQWEMQQQRSMCPSASPPLYRDDDDYEEEEEKEPERPARPLSLGSADQTFHLSFYPEASKKSGDDTDFPPDVCMGATSSYTSSGSAGYSSCEYKHRKGEISPSFINPSPHQLSSEDEEEDDRSDRSQEGDDNQHQPSVKRRSHKQQRHHSYSQHDDSGSQHYPGAMAAGMGLAGEETPPTSVSESLPSQSDSDVPPETEECPSITAEGNLDSDEDTEYLPVDKSATAGGGGNHHSSSSRSSDRSHDPLPAPMMDPCPRPPHPDVCMVDPDLLSGDQNQADKLLKKDVKTNKGLRKSMGKPKSASPARKAETRGKRSTTPVKQASKDSSPRASSLKKKEGEKTSRMSDGQGSREDRDEVSRASNPGKGLVNGVKSNIGSNSQKSSSAVPPGPPIYVDLAYIPNHCSAKNVDQEFFKRVRAAYYVVSGNDTGSGEPSRGVLDALLEGKAQWGSNLQVTLIPTHDTEVTREWYQQTHEKQQELNIMVLASSSTVVMQDESFPACKIEF; from the exons ATGGAAGGAGTGACGGAATTCACGGAGTACATCTCCGAGACGGTGGATGTCCCATCCCCTTTTGACCTCCTGGAGCCTCCGACCTCCGGAGGTTTCCTGAAGCTGTCCAAGCCCTGCTGCTACATTTTccctggagggagaggggactCTGCCCTGTTCGCGGTGAACGGCTTCAACATCCTGGTTGACGGAGGTTCCGAGCGGAGATCATGCTTCTGGAAGCTTGTCAGACACCTGGACCGCATCGACTCCATTCTCCTCACCCACATCGGAGCGGATAACCTCCCCGGCATCAACGGGCTCCTGCAGAGGAAGATTGCCGAACAAGACGAGGAGCAGTCACAGGGCTCCACCACCTACAGCGACTGGATGAAGAACCTGATCTCTCCGGAGCTTGGCGTTGTGTTCTTCAATGTTCCTGAGAAGCTGCGGATGCCTGAATCCACTTTAAAAGTCAAGAGAAGCATTGAAGAGGCAAGCCTCACACTGCAGTACCTCAACAAGCTGGGGATCAAGCCTGAGCCACTCTTTAGGGTGGTCAGCAACACCATTGAGCCCATCACGCTCTTCCACAAGATGGGCGTGGGCAGGTTAGACATGTACGTACTGAACCCTTTAAAGGAAAGCAAGGAGATGCAGTTCCTCATGCAGAAGTGGGCAGGCAACAGCAAGGCCAAGACTGGAATAATGCTACCCAATGGGAAGGAAGGAGAAATCTCTGTTCCTTACCTAACCTCTGTTACAGCTCTCGTGGTATGGCTCCCTGCTAGCCCGACAGAAAAGATTGTGAGAGTGCTGTTTCCTGGAAATGCAccccaaaacaaaatatttgaggGACTTGAAAAGTTAAAGCACCTTGACTTCCTACGATACCCAGTGGCTACACAGAAGGATATATCCTCTGGTGCACCTCCTCCtgtaataaaacagacaaaaatcaaGCAAAGAACTGATAGCAAAGAAAGTCTTAAATCCTCTCCCAAGACACATTTAGCCTCTAAAGTATCTAAGAAAGAGACAAATGGACATGATGAAGTATCAGCTGCAGAAACAAAGAGTGActcagcaaaagaaaacaaggttgaaaagaaagagaagaaattgaaagagagtgaaaaacCTGCCAAACCGctaaaagaaaagacagaggtgtctgaaacagtgaaacaagaaaagaagaagCTGTTAAAGGAGAAGTCCATGAAAAAGCACACCAAGGAAAGGGTCTCCAAAATGGATGAGAAgaaggacaaagaaaaaaaggagatcAAGAAGGAAAGGCGTGAGGTAAAGAAAGATGACGCAGCTAAAAAAGATGAGAAGAAAGAAACCAAGAttaaggaagagaaaaagaaggatACTGCTAAGCCTGAGTTGAGAAAAATCACTCAACCTGACTTGAAACCCTTCACCCCAGAAGTCAGAAAGACTTTGAACAAAGCTAAGGTTCACGGAAAGCCCAAGACGgacaaaaacaaagctaaaGCTGTCAAGGAACAATCGACTGAACAGAAACTTACAGCAGGACCTACCACTGAAAAGCCAACAACTAAAGAGCAGGCAGTAATGGAAGATAGGTCCATCGTATCCTCCCCAGAAGATCTCACCAAGGACTTTGAGGAACTGAAAAGGGAGGAAATGTCAAAGCCGCAGGCGAAAGCAGACACTGTGATCAAAAGCCCTTACCTGGAGAAAGAGGCAGAACAAACGATTGTTTCCCAGACGCTGACAGACACAAAGTTCCCACCCTTGGATTCCCCAGATGAGGGGATAACAACTACAGATGTGGAGGCTGAATCTCCACATGACGAAAAGCTTCTTTCACAGAAGAAAACTGAATCACCCGCAAAGTACAGAGAAAAATTTGAAGATGAGGGTGCAGCCTTggaggatgaagatgaggaagaggagccagAACAGAAAGGGACTGTTCAGAAAAAgacagtggaggaggaggaggatatGGGTAtgggggaagaggaagaagaggataAATGGAAAGAATTGAAAGGAAATGGGAGAATGGAGAGAAAACATGAAGaggagaaaatggagaaatctgaaaaatatacaGCACAGGATGGAATGAAAAAGGAATTCAAAAGTAGTCATtctgatgaagaggaggaggaagatggatATGTCATTGAAAAAGCAGAACTGGAGGAAGCAGAAGATTTAAACGCAATAGCTGACGAGGAGGTGAAAGTCAAAACTGAAgatgtcaaaaaagaaaaacttgacAAGGAGTGGAAtgccaaacaaacagaaagcaacTTAGTAGCCAAAGGAGAAGAGGACGAAGATGCATATCTGTCAAATGTAGGAGCTGCTACAGccaatattacattaactgCACAAGGTGCCACTGCAGCAGAGCCCATCTCCTACATCCAAGATGAGACCATTCCTGGTTACTCTGAAACTGAACAGACCATTTCAGATGAAGAGATTCATGAGGAAACTGAAGACAGGATACCACATCTCCGCTATGAAGTTGGAACCTATGATATTTCTGTACCTGATGAAACTGGGTCATTTGATGCCATCCATGGTatgagagaaatgaaagcagcagCTATGCAGGATGTATCAGATTTAGCAGCAAAGGGGTTTGTTGGAGGGCAGGATCCTGCGTTAGCAGTCTACTCCACTAATATCATCGCAGCGCCCTTAGCGGAAGAAGAACACATCTCCTCAGCCACGTCCATCACTGAATGTGATAAGCTATCATCCTTTGCCACCTCTGTTGCTGAAGATCAATCCATAGCATCTGTGACAGCGCCTCAAACCGAAGAAACTGGAAGAAGCTCTTTGCTCCTCGACACTGTCAACAGCATACCGTCATCAACCCGTACTGAAGCCACCCAGGGAAAAGACTACTTGCACTCAGCTGGGACTATCTCACCTACTTCCTCCCTGGAGGAGGACAAGTGCTTCAAGTCACCTCCATCAGAGGAGTACCAGCCCATTCCAGCAGACGTGGATGGTGGGGGTAAAATCACCCGAGTCAATGAGGAGGAAgacgaagaggaggaagatgaagacCAGACTCCCAATGTTGACATTCCACTTGGTAAGCTCCAGGAAGGCTATGCATCGCCTTTACTATtccaagacagagagagagattttacAAAGCTCACTTCACCTGTATCACCTATTACTTCAATGTCTCCTGTGGATAGTAAGTCTAGTCATTCATCTGCCACGTATGGAAAAGATGACACAAGGTCTGGAGACTCTGCAAAACCTTTGTCCCCTCCACCCTCTTTCTCTGGTAGTTTTCAGGAGAGTGAAGAAAGGTGTCTCAGTCCAGATGAAAGTACTGTGAAACTGGCTTCCCCAACACAGTCCGGACCTACCAGTGCTGGTCATACACCTTTCCATCAGTCGCCTGTGGAGGAAAAAACTGAGACTGAGAAAACCCAAagcatgaaacagcatgaaaacgCTGCCAAAGCAGAAGACAGGGAGGACAAAGACAAGGCAGAACTTGAACATCAGAAATACGAAGCGGACATACTTCcacaaaaacaggagaaaaggcCTGTTTCTTTTGAGGAACAGTCAATTATAGAAGAAGAGTCtcagaaaagaaatgtttctcGGGAGAGAGTGATGTttgatgacagtgatgaagaggaagaagactATGCAAGCAGGGgtacaaaaatgcacagtaaaacCAAATATGTTGAGGAAAAAGAGAGCCGGTTCTTAGATGACGACTACCCTTGTGAGGTTAAATCCTATGAAGATgagaagacagaggaaaaagataaaGTACCAGAGAAAGACTTTGGATATGACTACCTACAAACAACACAGACTTCATTAGGCAAAACGCAGGAGGCATCTCAGTTAGGTCAAGGACCTAAAACACAGGGGCTGTACtcagatgaagaggaagatgaggaagatgatGCCATTTGCATGGGTGGTGCAGGGTCCAGGCCTTTGTCATTGGAACCAAACAAATTGGATTTCATGTCTCAAGATTTGCCATCAGGTCTTTCATCTCAGACGGCCACTGCTGATCAAACAAAAGGGAGAGGTGATGAATATGCATCCACAATGCCAACATCGCCTCATCCTTATACCAAAGACCAGAAGTATGAAATCTCCTCTGAACTGGATGAAGAAAGCACATTCTCCAAGAAAATTGAGACCACATCGTCACTCTCAACTACTTCAACACATTCTAGCATTGACAGCCAAGGCAAATATAGTGACTATTTCTCAAAAGAGACCACAGAGTCTGCAACCAAAGAAGAAGAGAAACTAAGGAAGGAAGCAAAATGGGAAACAGAGAAAGATCGAGAGGCTGTCTCTCCAGGCTTCACATCCCCATCTTCATATTTCCATTTGGAAAAAGATGCCACTCAAGAGACTGCTCAAGATAAGAAAGGCACTGGTGGTATGGAGAAAGATGAAGAAAAGCATGAGGTATCAAAGTATCATCCTGATGAAAAACCAATCATGAAGGATCAGGAATGGGACTCAAAGAAGGAACTCCAATTCCCAATGGGACGGGAAGAAGCAGCAGGAATAGACACTGGTGACAATAAGACATTTTCCCAGTCAGCAGCTGGAGGAAACCTCAAAGATGGAGCTGCATTCTCCACAGGAGAGCACAGTAAAGAGGAAGCAGTGTCATTTGGCAAAATGGATCACCACACAGTAGGTTTTGCAGAACATGaaaaaagtgttcatttcaATCTTTACTCTTTCCCAGAGCGTGAAAATCGTGAGAAGGGCCAAACAGAAGAACATGAAAGGGAGGTGAGGCAAGATACTCCTTATGTGGATAGCAAGAGCTTTACATACACAGAGATTTATGACAACAAAACACCTCCAGCAACGGAGTCATATTCATTCACCTCTGGCATTCAGCAGAGCCACCCTTACAACCTTGAGAAAGAAATGactacagagagggagaaagctgcagataaaaaagacaccacacaaacagaagGATTTCTCATGGGCACATCCAGTGACAAAGACTTTTCTTCACCTTCATGGAGTCAGTCTAATCTCAAGGGTCAGACTACCACAGATTCATGTTTTGATGATAGTCTTGAGAAGCGTTCTgtggagaaagagacagagaaggggaaagaatCAGCTGAGCAAGAGATGGGGAAACCATACACATCTGAGCCTGAGAAACCACAGTCATCCTCTGGTCACTTTTCTCTAGAGGACAGAGATTTTTTCTCTCTTAGAGGTCAGTCAGAGGATAAGGACAGCCAGGCCAGCACAGCCTCCTATACTGAACCTTCAGGCCAGCACTTAGATGACAACATTCTTGCATCTGAGTATTCTTGCAAAAGCGGCTCTGCTATTAGCAAATCTGTGATGGGTCCTTATGAGAAAGAAGCAGCTCTGGAAAGGGGAGATATGAGGTTAGTCATGCAagaagaggatgatgaagaggatgaggaggatgatgaggagggcacaggagaggaagagggagcgAGTGATTCAGATTTGGAGAAAGGTGCCAAAGAGAAATCTGAAAAAGAGTCTAAAAGTCCATTTGGTGATGTGCTTAGTTCCAAATTTCCAGAAACGAAGAAAGAGGACAGGAAGGAAACCTTCCCAGGTGAACAGGAATACAGTTTTGACATAAAGGGGAAACCCTCTGCATCAGCACTTTCTGAGTccactggcagcagcagcagccagagaACCGACGCAGAGGATTTTCTCCAAAAGAGCAAGGGTGGTGCTTCCTCCCCATTAACTGGAAGCTACACAGAGATGGGATTAACTGGATCTAAAGGATATTCTTCTGGATACGAATACCCCTATGGAGGGGAGGGAAATGGATCTTTCCTCAGCAGCCATTTGGGATCAAAGGAACATGAAGATGACAGCCCTGATCGTTCTGACTTCAACTTGCCAACTAAGACAAATGAAGATAAATACTACCACAGTGAGAGAGATCTTGAGcttgaaaaacaaaagaccCCTGACATTTTGAGTAAAAAATCAGGGGACACCTTTCCCTCAGGTTTCAACTACACCACCACATCCGCCACTGCATattcctcttcatcatcataTAGCtactcctcctctgcctctgcctcactctCAACAAGCCGCCAGTTTGGAGATGAGCTTGAGACACCCGCCACCTCAGACACGCTCTTCAAACCCGATCTTGACAGCACTGGTTTTGAATATTCATCTTTCAAAGATGAGCACTCCCTGGTGATGGATTCCCCTTTTTCAAGCTCTGGGGGACTAGTGAAAGACGAGTACCTTGAGGTCTCTGAAAAGCTGACCACTGCCACAACAACAGCTGAATCAACTTCCAGCCTTACAAGGTTTTCTCCACTCAGTCCTTTTGAGGAGATCAAAccctttccttcattttcagcCACAACAACGGACAAGGCACAACATTCTGAACCCTTCTATAAACCTGAATGGGCTGATGAGTCAAGGTCATCTGCATCTTACTCCCAGCTATCACAGTCTGGTGAGTTAGGGTCCACAGTACAACACTTTCTGCAAGAGGTAGAAGGCAGCAAGGAAGTGGAACAAAGCACCTTATCATCCAGAATCGAAAGCCAAAGATCTCCTTCTCTTGTCCCTTCTGAGCAGAAGGGAGCAGCGCTGTTCATGTCCGAGTGTCAGGCAGTCACCACCTCCAGCACAACCAGCGTGCTCCCGGATGTGCTGACATCATACACATCCCCATCGCAGCAGCGTAAACAGGCATCAGCCTCTAACGGGCCAACTGAGATTAGCGCAGCCCCACCTCAGACTCCAGGTGGAATCACTGGGACACCAGAGCAGAGAGATGTGGAAAAGAGTGctggagagaagaaagagaaggaggaggagaggagcctAAGCAGCACATATCAGTGGGAAATGCAGCAACAAAGAAGCATGTGTCCAAGTGCCTCCCCTCCACTTTATCGAGATGACGATGATtacgaggaagaggaggagaaggaaccAGAGCGTCCAGCACGTCCTCTTTCCCTGGGGTCAGCTGACCAGACCTTTCACTTATCCTTCTACCCAGAGGCATCCAAAAAATCAGGAGATGACACTGACTTTCCTCCAGATGTCTGTATGGGGGCCACCTCTTCCTACACCTCTTCGGGATCTGCCGGCTATTCTTCCTGTGAATACAAGCACCGCAAAGGAGAAATATCCCCATCGTTCATCAATCCGAGCCCACACCAGCTCTCTAGTGAGGATGAAGAAGAGGACGACAGGAGTGACCGGTCGCAGGAGGGTGATGACAACCAACACCAACCTTCTGTCAAGAGGAGGTCCCATAAACAGCAGCGCCACCACTCGTATAGCCAGCATGATGACAGTGGGTCCCAGCACTACCCTGGTGCCATGGCTGCCGGGATGGGGCTGGCTGGAGAAGAGACCCCTCCAACCTCTGTGAGCGAGTCATTGCCTTCTCAGTCTGACTCTGATGTCCCTCCCGAGACAGAAGAGTGTCCATCAATCACGGCAGAGGGCAACCTGGACTCAGACGAGGACACAGAGTATTTGCCAGTGGATAAATCGGCTACAGCCGGTGGAGGGGGGAACCACCACTCATCGTCTTCTAGGTCATCTGACAGGAGTCATGACCCCCTACCTGCACCCATGATGGACCCTTGCCCTCGTCCTCCCCATCCTGACGTGTGTATGGTGGACCCAGATCTTCTCTCCGGCGACCAGAACCAAGCAGATAAACTGCTCAAGAAGGATGTCAAGACCAACAAAGGCTTGCGGAAGTCCATGGGGAAGCCAAAGTCAGCTTCTCCGGCTCGTAAAGCAGAAACCAGGGGTAAGAGGTCTACCACCCCTGTGAAGCAGGCTTCAAAAGACTCCTCACCAAGGGCCTCCTcgctgaaaaagaaagagggagagaagacatCAAGGATGTCTGATGGTCAAGGATCCCGAGAAGACAGGGATGAGGTGTCCAGAGCCAGCAACCCAGGCAAAGGGCTTGTTAATGGTGTCAAAAGCAACATAG GTTCCAACTCTCAGAAATCCAGTTCGGCTGTCCCCCCTGGGCCGCCAATCTATGTAGACCTGGCCTACATCCCCAATCACTGCAGTGCCAAGAATGTAGACCAGGAGTTTTTTAAGCGCGTGCGTGCTGCATACTACGTGGTGAGCGGGAACGACACAGGCAGCGGGGAGCCGAGCCGTGGGGTCCTGGATGCACTGCTAGAGGGGAAGGCCCAGTGGGGCTCCAATCTCCAG GTGACTTTGATCCCGACTCATGACACGGAGGTGACCAGAGAGTGGTACCAGCAGACCCACGAGAAGCAGCAGGAGCTCAACATCATGGTTCTGGCCAGCAGCAGTACGGTCGTCATGCAGGACGAGTCTTTCCCAGCCTGCAAGATCGAGTTCTGA